The Longimicrobiaceae bacterium genome segment CGGTGCGGCGGCTCCTCCACGAAGGCTTCCGGATCGACGGGACGGTTTCCGTACTGCTCCAGGTGAACGCCGACGGCACGGTGGAGAAGGTGACGCCGAACAGCGGAAACCGGGGAGTGGACAGCCAGCTCCGGGCGCTCTGGAGCAAGGCTCAGCTCGAACCGCTGGTGATCGGCGGCTGCCGGGTGGCGGCGTGGCTCCAGGTGCCCATCGCCTTCACCTCCGACTGGGACATCGAGGCGCGCCGCATCAAGGCGAGGGCGGGAGAGCCGCCCAGGTGAGGCGCCCGGTCCGCGACGTCGGCCGACCTCAGCCGTCCCGCTCCCCGAGCAGCCGCTCCACGATCACCACGTCGCGCCACTCGCCGTCCAGCCTGCCGTGCCGCTCGTACACGCCCACCCGGTGGAAGCCGTGCCGGGCGCAGAGGGCGAGCGAGGCGGTGTTCTCCGGGAAGATGCGGGAGAGCACCTTCCACAGCCCCGCCGCCTCGCACGCCGGGAGGAAGGCCGCCATGAGCGTGTCGCCGATCCGCCGCCCGCGCGCCTCGCCGGCCACGTACACCGAGAACTCCGCAATCCCGGCGTAGCACTCGCGCGGCCGGTACGTGGACGCCGCGATCCACCCCGCCACCGCGCCCTCCGCCTCCGCCACCAGCACCGGGTGCCGCGGCTCCCCGAGCCAGGCGAGCACCTCGTCCGGGGTGCGCTCGCGCGTCTCGAAGGTGGCGCCGCGCCCGCGGATCCCCTCGTTGTAGATCTCCGCCATCCGGGGCGCGTCCGCCGCCGCCGCCGGCCGTACCCGCACCTCGCTCGTCATGCCGCCTCCGCGGAAAGGGTGAGCGCCGCCGTCTCGTGCCGCCCGGCCGCGGATGCGGCGCCCCTCATCGACCCGGGCCTTTCCGCCTCCCCGGCGCTCACCCGCAGCATCCGTCCTTCGGCGTTCCGCCGAGCGCCGCCAGCCCGGGTGCCGCGGGTGTGGAGGCGCATGCCGCGCCGATCCCGCAGGAGCCCGCGACCGGGGCCGGCTCGCCCTCCTCAGCGGTGGAGCAGCAGGCGGGCTCGCCGGGGTCGGTGGAGCAGACGCCCGTCTCGGGGAGCACCAGCTCCACGGCGCGCGCCCCCTCCAGGTCGCCGGTGAGGGCGCAGACCACCGAGCGCACCTGCTCGTAGCCGGTGAGGAGGAGGAAGGTGGGGGCGCGGCCGTAGCTCTTCATCCCCACCACGAAGAAGTCCGCCTCCGGGTGCCGCAGCTCCTCGAAGCCGTGCGGGTACACCGTCCCGCAGCTGTGCACGTTGGGGTCGATGAGCGGCGCCAGGCGGACCGGGCTCTCCAGCGCCGGGTCCAGCGCCAGGCGCAGCTCGCGCAGCATCTCCAGCTCCGGGCGGAAGCCGGTGGCGGCCACCACCTCGTCCACCGGGCCGACGACGCGCTCCTCGCCCTCCACCACGATTCCGCGCTCCCCGGGGGTCAGCCGCTCCGTGCGGAAGCCGGTCACCAGGCGCACCGCCCCGGTGTCCACCAGCCGCCGCAGGCGCGCTCCCAGGCTCCCGCGCGCCGGGAGGGCGTCGCGCTCGCCTCCCCCGAACAGCAGCCCCGGCTCCCGCCGCCGCACCGCCCACACCACCTCCGTCCCCGGCGCCTCGCGCGCCAGGGCGGCCAGGTCCAGGAGGGCGTTGAACGCGGAGTGCCCGCTCCCCACCACCAGCGTGCGCCGTCCGGCGTAGCGCGCCCGGGCGCCGCCGAGCACGTCGGGGATCCCGTAGAACACCCGGTCCGCCAGCTCCGCCTCGCCCTCCGCCGGTAGCCCGCCTGCGCCGAGCGGGTTGGGCGACGTGTACGTCCCGGAGGCGTCGATCACCGCGCGTGCGAGGACCCGCTCCCGCCGGCCGTCCGCCGTCTCCGTCACCAGCTCGAAGGGGGCGGCTTCCCGCCCCGCCGACTTCAGCTTGTCGAAGCCCCGGCGCGACACCGACACCACCTGCCGTCCCAGCCGCAGGTGAGGCGCGAGCCGCGGGAGCGCCGCGAGCGGCTCCAGGAAGCGCTCCACCAGCTCGCCGCCGGTGGGGAGCGCGTCCGGGTCCGGGAGCGTCCACCCGGCGGCCTCCAGCATCCCGCGCGAGACCGGGTCCGTGAGGTACTTCCACGGGGAGAAGAGGCGCACGTGCGCCCAGCGGCGGATCGCGGCCCCCACCGCCTCGCCCGCCTCCAGCACCAGCGGCGTCTCGCCGCGGGCCAGGAGGTGCGCCGCGGCGACCAGGCCCACGGGGCCGGCGCCGATCACGGCCACGGGAAGGGTGCGGCGGGTCTCGGGAGAAGGGATCGCGCGCATGGTCGGCTCCGGGAAGGTGGTTGTTAACGGCAACTATCGCGACGAAGGAAGCCCCCGTGAACGGGGGCGCGAAAAGGCCGGCTCAGCCGATGGTGCAGCAGGCGCCGCCGGAGGTGTCCACCCGGGCCGCCGCGGCGCGGGCGAGCTGCCCGATCAGGCGGGCCATGGAGGCGCGGACCTCCGGCGCGAACTCCGCGAGCAGCTCGCGCTCCTGCGCCAGGATTTCGCCCTCGATCCGGGCATGCAGCGCGCGCCCCTCCGGCGTGGCGACGAGGTGCAGGGCGCGCCGGTCCTCCGGGCTCTCCCGCCGCTCCACGTACCCCTTCTTCTGCAGGGCGTCCACCACCCGGCTCGCCGTGCTCTTGTCCAGGTAGAGCCGGGCCGCCAGCTCGTTCAGGGTGAGCGGGCCCTCAAGGACCACCGCCTCCAGCGCGTAGCACTGCGTCACCGACACGTCGTAGCAGCAGATGCGGTCGCGGTCGCGGAACTGGTAGACGCGCACCAGCTCGGTGAGCGCCCGGTGCAGCTCCGCGGTGTCCGACTCCAGCCGCTCGTCGGTGCCCGCGATCGGGAGGGACCTCCCGCGGCTCCGCCTCGATCCGCCCGTCGCCTGCGTCGCCATCGTGCTCTCTTCCTGGTGCCGACGGTTGTCGGTTGCAACCGTTCTCCCGGCAAGGTAGTTGTCATGTGCAACCGTTGTCAAGCATCCCGCCGCGAAGAGCCCCTCCCCCGCACCCGGGGAAGGGGCTCCGCCGCGCCTCCTGCTCCGCGATGCGGCCGGCTATCTCGCCACCCGCACGTCCCCCTGCAGCAGCGTCATCGGCCCGAAGCTGGGCTGGCCCAGCACTCCGGCGTCCACGCCCACCGTCCCGTCCAGCTGGTAGCGGACCGGCCCGCCGGTCACCGCCCGGGTGAGGGTGTTCGCCAGGCCGGGAACGTCCGCGAAGCTGACGCTGATCTCCAGCGGCACCAGCGCCTCCTGGCCGGGCTGCAGCGGGACGCCGAGCGGGAAGTCCACGCGCGCCGCCTGCTGCCCCTCCAGGAGGAGGCCGCCCCGCAGCGTGGAGAGGGTGATCCCCAGCGGGTTGGGGTTGGACACCCGGGCGTAGAGCCGGATGGCCGCGCCGCCGAGCGGGCGGCCGGGGGCGGGCCCCAGGAGCCGCAGCTCCTCGGGCCGGTCCTCCGCCA includes the following:
- a CDS encoding arsinothricin resistance N-acetyltransferase ArsN1 family A; translated protein: MTSEVRVRPAAAADAPRMAEIYNEGIRGRGATFETRERTPDEVLAWLGEPRHPVLVAEAEGAVAGWIAASTYRPRECYAGIAEFSVYVAGEARGRRIGDTLMAAFLPACEAAGLWKVLSRIFPENTASLALCARHGFHRVGVYERHGRLDGEWRDVVIVERLLGERDG
- a CDS encoding NAD(P)-binding protein, with product MRAIPSPETRRTLPVAVIGAGPVGLVAAAHLLARGETPLVLEAGEAVGAAIRRWAHVRLFSPWKYLTDPVSRGMLEAAGWTLPDPDALPTGGELVERFLEPLAALPRLAPHLRLGRQVVSVSRRGFDKLKSAGREAAPFELVTETADGRRERVLARAVIDASGTYTSPNPLGAGGLPAEGEAELADRVFYGIPDVLGGARARYAGRRTLVVGSGHSAFNALLDLAALAREAPGTEVVWAVRRREPGLLFGGGERDALPARGSLGARLRRLVDTGAVRLVTGFRTERLTPGERGIVVEGEERVVGPVDEVVAATGFRPELEMLRELRLALDPALESPVRLAPLIDPNVHSCGTVYPHGFEELRHPEADFFVVGMKSYGRAPTFLLLTGYEQVRSVVCALTGDLEGARAVELVLPETGVCSTDPGEPACCSTAEEGEPAPVAGSCGIGAACASTPAAPGLAALGGTPKDGCCG
- a CDS encoding MarR family transcriptional regulator, which codes for MATQATGGSRRSRGRSLPIAGTDERLESDTAELHRALTELVRVYQFRDRDRICCYDVSVTQCYALEAVVLEGPLTLNELAARLYLDKSTASRVVDALQKKGYVERRESPEDRRALHLVATPEGRALHARIEGEILAQERELLAEFAPEVRASMARLIGQLARAAAARVDTSGGACCTIG
- a CDS encoding LEA type 2 family protein, which translates into the protein MPALRRSALLLLFALLPGCATLGQVIQPPTFRVAEDRPEELRLLGPAPGRPLGGAAIRLYARVSNPNPLGITLSTLRGGLLLEGQQAARVDFPLGVPLQPGQEALVPLEISVSFADVPGLANTLTRAVTGGPVRYQLDGTVGVDAGVLGQPSFGPMTLLQGDVRVAR